A window of Misgurnus anguillicaudatus chromosome 3, ASM2758022v2, whole genome shotgun sequence genomic DNA:
ggttagagttgggtttggttagggatgtcattttatgtaaatctaaccataaaccgaagcgacaatggtaagaaaacaggaaaaaacagttgagcaaccaaCACGTGACAaccacacgaaaacaggaactcGTCACACGATCACGAAaaatcacgaaatttcgtgataatagcacgaaaaaagaatcaaaaaaatacgtgactatataacgaaatttcgtgagactgggctgtttAAATGACACATGATACAGTTCTATGGCTTTTTAAACGTGGGATGTATTGCTCCAAAAAAATCATAACATCTTCATTGAACCCTAAAGAACATACTACAACTCTTCTATGTACAATTAATTGAAGTTAAATTAATAAGAACACATATCTTTATGGTATTTCTCTATGCAATTACAATTTTCTTCAATAGCTTTGGATACAAGGTAGCCTGGCTctgccctcctacgtgcttccgattaattttcatttcgcttcagtacaacATCTGGGACTGCTTGTAGAGTTTCGTTTGCtccggcaaaaatctgcaggtccaatcagcgaacagaggggggtggccaagaacgatgacgttgaggtcgtgcgtcagtttgagttgtagttcagtaatggcagcggagaaagacgtgagaaaagctatttgttccgttgttgcaaaactgccgaatatacagaagttaaagccagagcaagaacaatgtttgctaagttttgttggtctgatcattcggacttgttgtttccggccagtttcggcgcatgatatacgtcacgaccacaccTTAGCGATTGCCTATGGCAGATACTAGCCGTTtcccaatgtcaaggatacttccttgtcaggactagtccttacaagtcacttcctttagaggctaggcgaggctccttttaagcagTCGGAGAACatgttaaatggaacaggctagcaagtgcacgtcattacgtcattgcgtgattgaaaggtgtgctttcggtgctgcgcgcaaaggattgtgggtgatttcagcgcgtgaagagcgagaaggatacacatatgcatcctttcctgtatatgggatatttctcgaacgaaggactcagtccttggctgaaatttcgaggatcctcgacattggaacagtccttcgacggacgtcgatgacgtagcatcctcgaaattctggcttccgaggatccttccttgacattgggaaacagctcctgagtgactctgggagagattcaatagttttaaacttcaacagaggaccctccttaatggaagtaacgctttgcaatggagcgtggccagactctctttacaaatgaaataaatgtacgagagtctggttggaccaggctagatACAAGGGGCTTACTGCTCAAAAGCAAGTTTTAAAATCATCATTGTACTACATATTACAACTCTAaaatgttcacttatttgctcaGAAGTGATTATTTATCACAGCACATGTCTCTATTTGAATTACCTATGTAACTTGATTATCTTTAATAGCTTTGGAAACAACGGCTCGCTGCTCAAAAGCAGAGCCGGACAGTaacggagtacatttacttgagtacagtacttaagtaaaattttaagggatctgtactttactcgagtaTCATTTTTTTggagtactcatgactttactcaagtacatttgagaggcaaatattttactctttactccactacatttctatccataacCGTGAGTAcccgttactttttcttaaaaaaaaggaaaaaataaaaatctcagaaaccctcaatttgttgtttccctctcttaaacgtgattggattgtgcaggcgCAACTGATTGGGACAGCCTATCAGCAATCACCTTCAGCTTTCCACCAAAGTAACTATGGTCAGATTTAGAAAAGAGACGAAACCACTCACGGAACAATGGATGAAGACGCAGCAGGTCCATTCTGGGAATGTGTCAACCCGTGGCCCCACCTCGCCAGACTATTTAAAATTTTCTGAACAAGTTAATGATAGTTTTCTTTTcaagtgtttgctgtgtttaccaaaacaaaacttCAGCGGCAGGAATCACTGGTGAGCCCggattattgttgttcaaaatGAATTACTCGTCATCACACTCTTACTTGAtctggacaaactcagcatcacaagacaggtttaagactccagcttcaacatttgaccactgtttatgattaaactggtttgcagtaacattaatttcttaatttatgccaggaGTCCATAATAATGAATCTGTAACGCTcgttattttgaatagaaatcatcATTTGTAAAACATTTATTCTCTTTTTCTCCaattttgtttgtgttcaaatagataaaatatacagaatccgcCAGGGCTATTAGTACAATGATGAGCATATTTGgggaaataatgattaattatcacatgttagtaaaatatttagtcaTACAGAATAACATTTCTATTACTTTTCCACTGAATTATGCGATCTGAAGAGCTCAAACAGTGAACGGAGCGATTTCCTCTTCCTGATTTGCATCAGATTTGACCTCAGAGCTCTATCATTTGCttgtacagctgtcaatcatctcacatGGTTTAACGTGCACTGTGGCAGTAGTAatgcaacatttagaaaatgtactcttgtactcttgatactcaagtacttttaaaaacaagtacttttgtacttttacttaagtagacatctgactgtagtacttttacttttacttgagtaaaatttagcaaggggtaactgtacttttactcaagtactgaagctgtgtactctgtccgccTCTGCTCAAAAGTAGGACAGGAAATTATCACTGTGCACCAGCGAACAGATTATAActcttaaatgttttttaaatgttaattttcttagatttgattatttatttatattatttatcaaGAACAGGAAGTGAAAGGAGAAGCAGAGTGAGTGTCCAATGTCTGGTTGGTGGAGAGGGCACCACCTGGTGGTAGGATGAATGGTCTCCTACCATTCATTACACATTAGtgtaatgatgtctaattatgtgaatgttttgttctttaaataaaaaaatcctaatTGAACATGgattgcaatttttttttacagatatttaATTATAAAGACTGCTATgtacacaagcttttatcacagtaGTGGCACATAGTGGAGTCAAGATAAGGTAAAGCTAAGAATGcaccagaccaaccttccgaacgtaTGACTTACAGAAGGTATATTTAACCAAGAACATTTTGGGAAAAACCTATCAAAGTCTTGGTGTTAGAGTGTGTGTCTGGCTCCACACGTTGCATCTCTTAATCTTTTAAGATTCTCGCTGTTATATTATGTTGACTTGTGTGCCATGTCCATACCCGTTTCATCAGATagcctataaaaataaaagacatgtcacgtgtttatatttaaaagatacCTGATAaactattacatttattaatcaTCTTATTTTATGTCACAtctttaattaaattacattttggctAAGATACAGGACATTTGCTTGTGTTCGGTCTTTTGCTCATGGCATGGTTAGTTAGGAAAGCAATTTTTAACAGGAGTGGCAAATTAAATTCAATATCAagttttataaatacatttgagCTGGAACATTGAACTCCACTAAGAATTTACAGacgtttcatcggatgcacgtgcGGTAACGCGATCACGATTCACGCGTctggtcagaactttacttccggtttcagttttttaaatggtctgactagttgctaaactgaacaaatatcttgtagaaaataacaaaagttttgatttcctaggtaatctacgtgtagtttattttgcttgttatataaacaaTTTAGTACTCACTGTTGATGTGTACATTTTTAAACTTGAACACATTTGTGTCAGTCTACACAGCACAAGCCCCACTGAAAACATGCCGTATAACACATCATCCTCACTGAACACATAACCAGTCCATTCAAGCCTACACAATACATAGGAAGCAGATTCTGTACATTTGGTTGATATTGGCCACAACATAGACTGATGATACTATAAAGACATTTTCATTTCTCCCTCTGTCTGTCACTCTCAATTTGTCCTGATTtcatttacactatttacacatTTCAAATTTTGCAGACAAATATTATGTGAGTCTTTTGTGAAAAATCCCTTTCTAGGCTTTTGTAGATGAAGTTTTCAATCTTCTTCTTATACATGCGTATAAAGCCAAAAATCACATAAAACACATTCAGGCAAAAGttcttaaaacatatttctttCATTCATGTAACATTTTTATTCCTCAACAAATCTACTGTATTATAGAATGCCTCTTTATATAATAATTGTTGTTCAAGGCTACAGacaaattttttcttaaatggcATTGGGCAGCGTATCAATTTGTTATTTACCTTGCTTTTGTGGCTCCATGTCTTGTTTCACTGGATTGGGCAGAATTGGAGTAATCACGTTGCTTTCTCCTGTGGCCATATGTATTCTGTCTCTCAGTCCTTGGCGGTTCTGTGTCCAAGTCACCCATAACCAGAGACGATTTTTAGGATTGTCTTCATGAAATAAAGTCTTGGACAACTGGGACCATATTTCTGAAGAATATTCTGTATTTTCGTTGCAAATATCAGCTTTCATCAACTCCTCTGCGACCGCATCTATCCCACCTGCTTTTGCCCACATATCGGCTCTGACAAGTTTTTTGCCCTTTTTATACCTCCCCATATTGCAGTTACAGTGCACATCCAATTATTAATGTCAGTCTTACAAATCAGGCATGTGATTCAATAAATAATGTTGGAAAATCTGTCTGGAGATAAATGTTGCAGATGTGTTCTCAGAGGTTGTGAGACCAGCACTAGTTCAATAATATACCAAGCAAGAGGGCGGGAAAGTTACTATTGCACCAGATAGTGCCATCCTATTCTCACGCTTTGAAAAACATTGACAAGGAAAATATTTACTTTTGTCTTGTTACGACGATAATACAGTGCAACCAAACATTAAACAACGATAATACAAGATTAACATAACCTAGATTCATAACAAAGTTTCTATTTCTTTCATTACTTTCAGATTTACCACACTTGTGaacttcaaattcaagtacCTTTTAAGGAGTATGCAAAAAATAGCAGAGCGTGCTGCACTGGTCTTCTTTGTAACAATCACTGGTGCTCTTTGGAACCTTTAGAGATAATTAATATATTGAAAAAACAAATATCCAAGCCCTCaagtgaaaatgttaaaaagccTTATACACTGGGCTATATACTGAATTAAAAGGTAGATCTACACGTTTCGACTTACGCCTTCTTCAGGATACACATTCATTGAAGCACAGCGCTCTACTTAAACCAGGGCGTCCAAAGTctgtcctggagggccggtgtcttgAAAAGTTCAGCTAAAACTTCCttcaacacacctgcctcaaagtatctaatctgcctagtaagaccttgattagttggatcaggtgtgtttgattagggttggaataaaactctgcagagacaccagCCCTACAGGAGCAGAATTGGACACCACTGACTTAAACAATAATCACGAGCATTAATAATCACACATTTCTGATTCACcaacaagacacaaaaatgtaaataaaataaataaaaattaaacaaaaattacAGAAAAGGCAAAAAATCTATTTCTTCATTAACACCAGGAGACTACTTTTAAGTGTATAAATCCAAAA
This region includes:
- the LOC129444656 gene encoding uncharacterized protein isoform X1, with the translated sequence MGRYKKGKKLVRADMWAKAGGIDAVAEELMKADICNENTEYSSEIWSQLSKTLFHEDNPKNRLWLWVTWTQNRQGLRDRIHMATGESNVITPILPNPVKQDMEPQKQVMPHSVSFIEPPEVLWNPDEDPSAVDEDEKTVSVCSRRPDDTEPTGTGNTGDKTDENVKNLHKCYLLKQMDLLDMNMEYKRLKIRKLELEIKTLEKDATSTSK